ATTGACTCATATTGCTCAATCCTTAAATCATcctcttttcaactttgcttattttttacTCTTTTCTGTCAATATTCGATAttgtgtcaagttatatcacatatccttagaactacgtataaattgaactctatccgtttttcgagtAAACATGAATCTTTAACTAAATTGCTTTAACTCAAGTGAAGGAGGATTTCACCTTAAATCTCTTGTATGTAGATaattgatttaaagaattaatggATTAAGTATTTTAGTTTTAGACCAATATATGACTATTGGATGGATAAAAAGTACACATTAACTACAGGTATTTATAAACCGCTAATTTTGGTACATATTTAGTTTCGAAAAAAAGACCATCATTggtgaaaatataatttttcttcaaGTTCTCAAGCTTAGTTCTGTTTTTATCTTTTGTATAACTAGTTCATAACTCTGAACATGGAGGAATTTAGTAGGTTGACAAACAACTTTAAATAGTTATTTTTGGTTGTGATGTATTCACCTAAGGTTGATATGTAATTGAGAAAACATAAAAGTTTGGATACTTTATTGGGAAAATATCACTGTATAACCATTTTCAAAATAATagctgaaaaatatatttttttttatatatgtttacattatgtatattatatacaaattttatacattttttttgctaccgaatgtaaatagtttcttgCACTGGCTAAAAATGATAATACTCTTACTTTATTTAAATAGTTTGATACAAACAAGAGTTGTAGTAGGATGAATATATGTTCTTTAACTTTAACTAGAGTTTCGAGTTCGAGCCGTGGTTGGATaaggataaaataaaaaactagCTTGACATTGAAACACTATTGGTTGGTTGATTGATTGATTATGAAAACTTTCTTATTGTAACTTACCATCTACTCGTTTTGGATTTCTGTCTAATTTGTTTATTGGCATGAGTTGAACAGCAACAGTTCGTCGAAACCAACACACTTCAAAAATTGTCTTAAAAGGAAGTACAAACCATCTTAATCGAGAAATTATTAGAAAAAGGTGCGATTATAAACCACCTTTTCTATTTTAAAAAAGGATTACATCTTTTAAAAAGTCAAGTTTGTCATTAAAAAAAGTGAGGCTCCTCCtattaaaatatattaaaatactcGTTCACAAAACACCACCCAGATCCCCGAACAGAACTAACATAAAGTTATGTATGTTTTACGCGCAAATTTTATATGCTTTAGGCTGAACTATCCCAGGAAAAACTCTATCTTTTGGCTTCTTTTTATAGAAAGAAACCATTAGTATCTTAAAAtgggaaaatggccaaatatacctaGCTACTTTCGaatattgtctatatttaacctCTGTTATACCATCCGGCCAAATTTACTTCTATCATTATACTATTCGGTCAAATTTACTAATAtcatcagcaaacttttaaaaatactcaTTGATCTGTTAACTAATCTAAAATctcccaatttttttttattcaaatatcttgttgttcttcttgctccactattttttgaaattaaaattgatgtgaatgctaaaggCACTAGACTATATAAATTATTTATGGATATTTTTAGTTACCAATGCACCAACTTCTCTTCTTGTGATAATGGGTTTGGAATTTGTTtaagattttatttattttttaaccaTATACACACCGTAGAATTCAATGGGTCTATTTATTGTATATTATATGCGGCTGATCATGGtatatgtacatgtatattcaaatatatttgttATTGTCTGGTTAGTATAGAATTCAgtcgactaacttaagagtgcaaaATGCGTAGGTATTTTATTAAAACAAAGTTGAATTCGACAATGTAAAGTCTCCAAGTAACTTCAACTTCTAttactaatacttgcaaagtcaCCATACCTTTGGTTCAACGAATTCATTAAAGTTGAGATGTTATAAATACTTTTGAAATTTAGATAAGCTACTTAATTTAGATTcttcaatttactatactttgtttattaactgttgtattattttaatacttctttctcttatttatttttcaattaaaaaaGCAGGTAAATGCCAAATATTTCGAAAATAGTTgatcaagaagaagaataagtgACTTTTTAAAAATGATTTAGAAGATTCTAGGTCACCTGACAGACTGagggataatttttaaaaatttgatgATGGTAAGGGTAAACTTGATCGGATAATATAACGGCAAGAGTAAGTTTGACCGGATagtataatagaaataaataataTCCAAAAGTAGTGGGTTATATTTTGACCTTCTCCCATTTTAAAATAGTTGAAGACTTTGACAAACGAAATGTGAAAAGGCCAATTTCGTTGCAACTTCGTCAAAACAGAAAGCTGTCAACACTTGGCATGTTTGGTATTTGTAGCATTTTCCAAAATGGATTTGCTTTCATCACTATACAAGTGCTAGCGAACTTCTGGCTATTTACAAAGGATAAGTATATCCGTGTTGAGAGCGTCGTATGAATATTGTACTATTTTGTATAAAAATACTTTAAGAATATACTTAaaattaacaacaacaaaaaagtgCAATATCCATATCATATATTCACACGCATTCGAATAGCGACTGCCGAGTTCACCTAAGGGTATGAGTCAAAATAATTGAGTTCAAGATGAATTTATAACCTTAGAGCCCGTTtagacataagaattttttttttttttttcgaaatttttttacttttttcgaaatcagtgtttgatcataaattttcaaatttttacttgaagatggattttgaaatttttcgaaaatttaaaaaattccaaaaaactgtttttcaaaactcactcatatcactcacaaaacttcaaaaacaacccaaaattatattcatatccaaacacaactctagttttcaaataccatttttacttgaaaaaaaaaattactttttttccggaattttacaattcttatgtccaaacgcccacttaatgTTACATCCAAGCTCCAGCCCTGAAATCTATTACTAATTCTTTTTTAAGTTTTGATGAACAAAGTTATACAATTATACTGATGAGAGTTAATATGTTTCTATAAAATTAGACAAAGTGTATACAAACTGACTTGATTATTACGATTATAAAAAAAATGGTAATATGTTTCCTATGCAGAGATTATATGTTTATAGAGCTCAAACTCGAGATGTGAGAGGTTAAAGAATTTTAATGGTTTCGCCATACTCTTTGTTAGGTAGATTACTAGTTAAAGATACGAAGAGATAAAAGGTTGAAGATTTAACCTAAATATCAACCCACTCAATTACGTAAACTAAAAATAGACGATAAATATATATTATGTGAATAAccatgtataatttatgtataccgataagaaaaaataaatagtgaAATATGATGGTTATTTATGTAAAGGTTAGGTGACCCAAGTCTTGAGTGTCCATACAAATTTGAAAGCCATTGACGGCATGCCGTCAATATAGTCCAATATATTTAACAAACCCCACATGCCCTGTCTAATATTTTCTACATTCctcatatttatattattttggtTTTCCATTTGATGACGATATATATACACAATGACGGATTCAAGATTTCAAAGTCATGAGTGTTCACCgataaaaatataataagaaGAGGAAAAATGAATTTAGTGATAGGTGCTCGCTCAATACTTAATTAAATATTTTGATAATTGCTTATGTAAATCTATTAAGTTTGGCCAAAGACAATGGGTGCTTAAACACCCATAAGACTCCTTGTGGATTCGCCATGTATATACCTCTGAGactttaattaaatttaaatttgtgTCGAGATATCTCACATTAAGATAAAATATTACCTAACAAAATCCTCAGAACTCAAACTCAAAATTTCTGGTCAAGTAAAAACATATACTTTGTTACTTCACCATAGAGGTGGCAAACAGTCGGGTCGGGTCAGATATGGTTCGGGTCGAAAACGGGTAAtacaaaacggataaattatccgaaccgactcatatttaatacggataaaaaatgtaTTAACCGGCAGATAATATAGACATGACTTCTTGAATTATGATCACTTTTGAGAGAATTCATAGTCTTCAAAACTTGAGtaaccccaatttgaggctttacaaatataaaaattaaactcaTCAGTTATTCATTTTCTACGtggataatattattcttatTCATATTTAATCTGCTTTTAAATATAGTTAACTATTTTCATTTAACTATTTTGTCATCCCTGCTTCACCACAAACCTATGTTAGTTCTCCACATTCCTCGCAGCTAATTGGTACTACTACTAATAACTACTGAAATATACAGTGATAACACTACATTTTTAATGGCACTGTCCCACTCTCTATTCTTGTCGGTGGTTTACCTTTTGAATCTCAATCCCCTCATCTCATGTTTATGTTCACTTCCACACACTGTTCCTTAAACTAAAAATCCTAACATCACACTACTATTTAATACACCCATCTTCTTGATTCTCCAAAACTCTGCTCTCTCCTCTACATATTCAAGATTCTTATTAACAAAGATCTTATTTTTTCTCAATTGGGTTGGCAAAAAATCATGAGAATATACCAAGAAATGAAAGATGAAGAAGCTCGAACAAGAAGTATAACTACAAATACAGTAACACCAGCTGCAGTTTCCGTTGTAGTAGCACCAGCAGCAGCAAGTGGTAAAAAAGAAGGATGTAATGGATTATTGGGTAAAGGTAAATATAAGTTGTGGGTATTGGCTGCAATTTTATTGCTAGCTTTTTGGTCTATGTTCACTGGTTCACTCACTCTCAGTCTCAATTGGTCTGCTGCTAATCTCAGCCGTCTATCTGATGCTTCTGATTTCTCAATCCATGATGATCTTGATATTCTGGTACTTTTTCtactttcctttttcctttttctttgatttgtcaGTTACTTTAAGGTAAAAATCTTAAGTAAATAAGAaaaaagatttgatcttttctaGATGCAGTGGTAGTGTAGTTAGCAGATTCAAGTAGTTTGGTATTGAAATATAGTTGATTGGTTGTAGTAGGGCTATATTTCTAGTCAATTCACCTTAAAAGTCCTGCTCGAGCCGAGGGTCTCTCGGAAATAGCCTGTACAAGTTAGgcgtaaggtttgcgtacacaccaTCTTCCAATACCCCACATGCCGAGCGtttttcggaaatagcctctctaacTGCATAAGGTAGGGTAAGGGCTGCTTACACACCATCTTTCCCAGACCCCACGTGCCGAGAGTTTCTCGGTAATAGCCTCTCTACCTATACTGGTTTTGTTGTTGACTAGTTGTTTTTGTTGTCACCTTAAAAGTCCTGTACTTTTTAGCTTTTCCTCTTTTCTAATCTTCCTAAAAGTCCTGTACTTTTCACCATCTTCTTTTCTACTTTAGATGAAGATTAAGTGGTTAGATTAGGAGTACATATCAGGTAAATTTACCTAAAAAAAAATTTTTTGGCTGCCCTTTTCCTAATCTTCTTTTTCTACTTTAGATGTTAAATTTGAACTGATTTTTCCTTGACCTTGAGGGGTCACTTacaaacaaacaacaacaacccagtataattccactagtggagtttggggagggtagtgtgtacgcaaactttacccctaccctgggatagagaggctgtttccaaatgaccctcggcatccttccctccaagaactacccaccttgctcttggggtgactcgaactcacaacctcttggttggaagtggagggtgcttaccatcagagcaacccaccttgtcaaaGAGGAGTCACTTACTATAAGGCAAATCATAAATAACTAAGAAAAAATGAATTGATTTTTGCTAGATGTATTAGTAGTAAAGTCAGCTGATTCAACTAGTTTGGTATTGAAATGTGGTTGATTGGTAATAATAGGAGTACATTTCAGGTCAAATCACCTTAAAAAGTCCTTTTCTTTACTACTTTTCCTCTTTCTATTCTTATTTCTTTATATACTTTAGATGATGGGATTTCTTGTTTGAGATCTTTATCTCTTGAAATTTACACCATTTTATGTGTTAAGATGTTGAAGTTATCTGCTGATCTGTAGGAATTGGAGGAAAAGGAGAGAATGGTGAAACATATGTGGGATGTGTACACACAAAGTAGCAGAATCAGGTTGCCTAAATTCTGGCAAGAAGCTTTCCAAGCAGCATACCTAGATTTGACAAGTGATTCACCAGCTATCCGAGACACTGCTGTGGCGGAGATTGCCAAGATGTCCCTGCGTTCCATTTCCACTTATGAATCACTTTCCAACCAGCAATCCGAACCAAGGTAAATTTTTCTAATCAAACTTGttttgttgtatatatatatacatatcaatCAACTACGTCTCAGTTCCAAACTAGTCGAAATCAGGCTATATGAATTCTTGATATCTGTTCCGCTCTAATAGCAAATTAGGGGGTTCTTTTATTTGAGTTCTTCTGTCTACTGTTTTTTATCTTTAGAAAATGGGATTAGCTTAGAAAGCAACTTATCTTGAGGGGGAACCTAAGAATGTCAAAGAATAGTTCAAACTTTTCCTAAAACTCCAAAGGTTGAAACTGAATCTTCAGTAGCATTTACTTACACCAAACTAGTCTTTACTGCTTTTTATCATATGAGATGATGATTTTTTATGGGGTTCACTGAGAAAACAACTATCTTGAGGAGCAACTTAAAAAATGTAAAAGGGTAGTTGAAAGTTTTCCTAAAAGTCCAACTATTTGAAACTGAATCTAGACTAGAATTTACTTATAACAAACAATTGTTTGATCTGGTTGTGAACAGAGAAGTAAAGAAGGAAAGAGGATCAAAAAGCGAGCCGAAGACGATTGCAAAGCAACAGCAATAATGGAAGTGCAGTGTCTATTGAGATGAAGATAGATGCAGAGTTGATGTTGAACTCATTCTTCTTGGTAGTCATAGTATTTACTTGTATTTATACCTACTAAGGCTTTTATTTTATATCAAAAGATCAAAATCCAGTGAAGGCAAAGGTCTTCCTTTTGATTTTTCCCAGTTAATAATACCATTTCAAAGCCAGTTGGTGGATTATGATGTTACAGTGTTACTTCCTATTCAAAGATTAGAGCAAGTTAAATACCCAATAATAATGCTTTTAAAGACTATAGTCTTTGAAGGAACAGTTCATTTTCTAAAATCGATTTTATTTCTGTGACAAAAAATGGCCAAAGCTCGCTTCAAAGGATGTTATGTGAATCCTCAATGACTTTGTGCATCATATTCAAATTATAATGGTCCAACCGGTCAtgtcaaataattaaaaaaaattagcaTTAAATTTTTGGTTTGCTATATCATGTGTTTCAATCTTATTGGAGTAAGTAATATTTATGCAGTACAATTCAGAACCAAGGAATCGCGGGGTCATATGTTCAATATTATAGTTTTCCAAGTAATGATGGTATAATATCGAGATGCTTTCTAATCTTCATCATTCGTCTTCTCAATAGGATTTCCGTTAAGTTGAATATCTATAGAATTCAATTAATTTTTTTGATAGAAAATCCAGGAAACAAACAGGAGTATAATTTTCTGTTAGGGAAGAAGTTAAAGCGAATAACtttaagtcacaagctgctaaaCTGGAAAAGAAATAACCATTACAGTTGATGCCCATACTTCAGTAGCATAGTGATCAAGCTTCACATGTTAATCCATCTTCCAAGTAAGAGAAATATTAAGTGCAGCCCGGTGCACGAAGCATCCCGCGCTCACACAGGGTctggggaagggccgcaccccaagggggtgtgatgtaggcagcctaACCTACCCTGATGCAAACATCAGtggctgattccacggctcgaaccgtGACATGTAGGTCACACAGAGACAATTTTACCGTTGACACAAAGATCCCTTCAAGTAAGAGAAATATTAAAGAAACAATATTGTTTTGAGTTAAGAGTTAAAAAGACAATCTTATAAAGAAGATATTCACACGTGCAGCACACATCAGCAGGACCTACTTTAATAAATAAACTGCCATCAATAACAAAATTTGTTTATGTCTACATATGGGAAAACGGATGGCAACAAGGAGGGGTGAGGAGAATAGTACAGTTTCAGGTGAAAGTAGTTCACTGACTTAGCATTGCCAGGTCCTCAATAGCTTCCCTTGTGGCATAAAGGATCATTTTTTTTACCTGTGGTAGGGAGAGCAGGTTATCAACTTTACCAAAATCACATACAAGCAATCGAAGTAGAAGATTTCTGCAAAAGGTTCCACACTCCTAAATAATGTATTTGAATGATTTAAAAGGCATCACTGAAGCAATTTCCACCAACAAAATGGTAACTGTAGAATAATATATAAGGGCTTCCAGTGATGACACTATGTCAACTATTTGCACAAACACTTAATACGGATAAGTTGGCAAAATGAGCTGTTGTATTGATGTGATCATAGAGTATTATTTCATGGAAAGTTGTATTCTATCCACAAGCAATTTTTAGGAGCATATGAAGAAATCCAAGAATTTATTAATTGAGACTAGGAGTCGAAGACAACTCATTTCGCGCTCATACCCATATGGCAGAGCATTAAACATTACTTGACCATTAAAGGCCTCTTCATTTCTTTTGGTTCCAAGCAAGGGATTGTCTTAAGATAAGGAAAACGACCATGACACTTATTTGAACGAAGTGGATAAATGCGCCTTTTGTGGTATAATAGAACAAACACTAATACCTTAATTGAAGGAAAAGCAGCCTGCGTCTCCAACTCTGGAAGAACTTTAACTATAGCTAACCTTAAGTTCTTAATTAAGGATAGAGGTCGGGCGGGCAGTGAAAGCTCATTTATAGACTTAAACGACAGATGCTGCCACTGCCAGGCAAGGGAGGAACTTGTCTGACTGATCTTGCGGTACACTCATTCCAGTTATGAGATTCGAAGATTTCCCCAAACAGTTTAAACTTATTAGAAGAAAGATGTTCCTCAACAGTAAATAATTAAACTTCCCTTTGAGTTTCAAATATAGCCTTACACATAGATGgatgcatgcatacttagctacATATATCTCGAACAATTGAAGAGCATATAAATAATACTCACTCTGTTTGAAAACAATGGTGAGGTCCTGAGCAATAGAGCAAAACCTTTTGATTCTTGGTGCGAACTcggacaatatttcctcaaaactttcaaaataaaatttacatatttgaaaCTATATAAAAAGTAGTATAATTCAAAACCTTATTACAACTAAAAGCATTTAGAAGCGTAAACTGTTTGACTACCCAAAATAATAATGGTGTCATATGGGATACAGGAAGTAATCTATAAACTTAATAAGGAATGAGATGTCGTAGAGTTCAAGAGCAGTAAAATGAAATTGTGAGAAGAAACATGGTCATACAAACAGAAATATGCAAACAGCTCTGAGAAACGTGAAACAAGAGAAGTACCTCTAATTTGTCTTCTGCAGCAACATGATCTTGGGGAACTTTGCAGACTTCCTCATTCAAACGAATGCATTCACCAACATTTTCAGGTGAAACGAAGCCAAGAGCAACATTTATGCAGGACTATGGGAGCAAGAAACAATTTAGAATAACTAAACTAACAAAACCAATATCATTACTTTTCTGATACAAAAGGACCAATATCATTACTTTTCTGATAAAAAAAAGGACCAATATCATTAGTCTCAAGCTTATTGAACAATGAGTTTAAAAGACATCTGACGGCCTCATTCTAAAAACCACGCCACAATCTTCTGTTATTCCTCTACCCGAATTACTATCTGACTTTGCTAGCATTGGAGAGGAAAATATGGTCCAAAAGAAACAGACTCTGTTCTAATAGGCAAACAGGTCACGTTTCAATATTCAGGAACCTTTTAGTATGAGAAAAGGCATCTTACATTCAGTTTTCAAGAGAGACCAGCTGACGGGATAATACTGTTAATTTATAGCTAAAATTTCATCAAATATGGTTATCTTAGATTTcacactctttattttaaaaaaaggatATATCCGAAGAACTTTCTACAAAGTCTCAGCAAATTGCAGAGCATTTAGACACTTCCATTTTCTCGAGAATTATGTCTAGAAAACGCAAAGATTATATAAATTCATATCAAATTATGTCAACATGTTTCACAGTGCACAGTAATTGAGAAAACCTGGATAAAAAGAAACCAAAAATCAACCAAGCAACAATTGAAGAGGCAAACTAGAATTTAAGTGCAATGATATCCCTTTCAAACTCAAAAATAACCAAAAGCCACACCCTTAAGAGCATGAGAAGTTAATTCATCTCTTCCAATGGCCAGGTTATGAACAAACATGTGCtccaaaagaaacaaaaagacaaGTGGACATAAAAGAGTATAGAACCTGATTATGGGTAatagaggaatgcatgcactcgACCAAATAACAGGATGTGAAAACCACAGCTCCTTAAAAACGCAACAACCATGAAATATATTGCAGGGTGCGGGCAGTCAACTCAACAATAGTGACAATTATACACCGATCATTCCTTTTCTGATCCACAACTACACCTCAATCATAAACTAGTTGGAGCAAACTCTATGATTCATCAATGTCGATTTCGCTCCATTTGAACCCATTGCATTCCAATACTCAATAATTTGGGTTTCTGCACAGTAGCGGTCCTCTAATTTTCTACTTACATACAAATCTCTAGACAGATTAAGACTTAACGTACAGTATCATATGACAGCTTTAATCCCAACTAGTTAGTATCAACTATTTCGATTGTGTAATATTTTTCCCTAAGTCCGCATAAAGTCGGACCTCCATAAATTCTACGACCCAAATGACAGATTGTAGGACTTTTTTCAACGAGAATTTTGTTCTACCATGTCCCGTTTTAGCAACTTCACTCATTGTAATATCACACTAAGGACCGATATTTGGAGTTTTGGTAGAACATGGCCAAACCATCTCCTAtggccttttttttttctttttcgacGAAGTAAGGGAATTATCACAaaaaggcatcaagaagatgcagaacaaaagttacaaaagtaGCAATACTGCTTGATGGTGTCTGCtttacttatcaaaaaaaaaaatgttgcTTGATGGTGTCTGCtcatatacaaaaattaatcTATAGCTAAGGAAAAAAGAACTCACAGCTAGATGCAGGGGCCTGATTGAGTCAACTAAATACATTCAGTAAGATGGTTGATGCTCTTCTTTTGTTTTATTATTAACATGTGCTACATCTGTCAAATGTAATCATTTTTAATCTTGTCTGATCATGTAGGCATATCCATTGTAATGAGATGCATATATTTCTTCTGAACTCTCCTATTTTGTTGAGAAGTAGgaggacaagatgtttgataaaTTACCTCTTAAGTTTGTAAACTTCTATAATAGAGAAAATAAATAGTTTGGTGCAATATGCATATTTCATAAAGAAGCTCCAAGTACATCTTGGATGATCATCAGTGGAGCACAGGAAATAACTAAAAATGAAAGTTGAACTGACTCAACCAGCACCCCGAAGGGTATCCCACTCGACTATCAGGACAACAACAAAAAGTGATGCAAGTATGTTTTCCAAGTTGACATGACTCACGATCTAAGGTAGACAAGTGTAAAAAATTAGGCACGATCTTTTGAAATTTGGATAAACTATATTTCATCTGTCTAAAAGATTAAACAACTAGAGAG
This region of Nicotiana tomentosiformis chromosome 4, ASM39032v3, whole genome shotgun sequence genomic DNA includes:
- the LOC104106659 gene encoding uncharacterized protein → MRIYQEMKDEEARTRSITTNTVTPAAVSVVVAPAAASGKKEGCNGLLGKGKYKLWVLAAILLLAFWSMFTGSLTLSLNWSAANLSRLSDASDFSIHDDLDILELEEKERMVKHMWDVYTQSSRIRLPKFWQEAFQAAYLDLTSDSPAIRDTAVAEIAKMSLRSISTYESLSNQQSEPREVKKERGSKSEPKTIAKQQQ